In the genome of Desulfovibrio sp. JC022, the window GTTCTCTACCATTCCTAAAAAATTTCACACAAAAAGAGGCCCGATTGATCATCTCAACCGGGCCTCTTTTTTTATCAACTATTACTTTTTATTTCGGACCGTCAGTCCCAAATCTTCGAGCATGGTCAGGTCATGATCTATACCCTGCCCGGATACGGTCAGGAAATCCCCGACCATCAGCCCGTTGCACCCGGCATGAAAAATAAATGACTGCAATGAACGCAGGGCAGCCCTCCCCGCAGCCATACGCACTTCCGCATGGGGATTGACCAACCGGAACATAGCGATAGTCAGCAGGATTTCCAAAGGCTGCATGGGGACCACATCCTCAAGCGGGGTGCCCGGAATGGGGATCAAAAAATTAAGCGGGATGGAATCAACTTTCAGCTCCGCAAGTGCCAATGCCAGCTCCACACGCTGCTGATGGCTTTCGCCAAGCCCCAGCAATCCGCCGCAACAAACCTCAAGCCCGGCCTTTTTGGCGTCACACACAGTGCGCACTCTTTCCGCATAGCTGTGAGTAGTGCAGACATTAGGAAAATAGCTTTCCGAGGCCTCAAGATTATGATGGTAGCGGACCACACCGGCATCATGCAGCTTTTTCAAAGATTCAAAATCAAGACACCCCAGCGAGGCGCAATGATTGAAACTTTTCCCGCGCATACCGTCCACGGCTTCGCAGACATGATCAAAGGATTTGCCTTTAAGTGCACGTCCGCTGGTCACGTAACTGAAAAATTCAAGGGGTGACTCTCCGGCCTTCTCTGCGCATTCCCTGATCTCGTTTACCGACATAAGCGGATAAGCAGGAGCCGGGGTACCCTTAAAGTGGCTGGATTGGGCACAGAAAGTACAGTCTTCCGAACAATTTCCACTACGTACATTGGCAATGGAACAAAGACTGACTTCGCGACCGAAACGGCGCATGGTCATAGTATGAGCGGCGTGAAGAACTTCAGCCAGCTCCCCGTGGGACGCACCAAGAACCGAAACCGCAATATGCTCATCAATGGAGCCGCCGCCGTGAGCAGCGTCCCACAAGGCCTGTTTCTCTTTTCTATCCAATTTATATTACCCCTGAAGGCCTACAACTTCGCAGATTGCGGAAGTAAGGGCCTCAAGTTCAAGATTCGAAATAACATAAGGCGGCATAACATAAACCAGTTTCCCGAAGGGCCGGACCCAGACGCCACGTTTTACAAACTCCTGCTGAATAACTTCCATATCCACGGGCTTTTTCAATTCCACCACTCCGATGGCTCCGAGGCAGCGCACATCCGCCACCGCATTGGACTTGGCACAAGGCGCAAGACCGGAACAGAGCATGTCGGTTATTTCCGCAACACGCGTTTTCCAGTCATTTTCCAAAAGCAAATCAATGGAAGCATTAGCTACAGCACAGGCCAGCGGGTTCCCCATAAAAGTCGGGCCGTGCATGAACACGCCGCCTTTGGAAGAAATTCCTTCAGCAACCTCGCGGGTGGCAAGGGTGGCGGCAAGAGTCATCATGCCCCCGGTGATAGCCTTGCCCACGCACATGATATCCGGGCTGATCCCGGCCATTTCACTGGCGAACATGGTCCCGGCGCGCCCGAATCCGGTGGCGATTTCATCGCAGATAAGCAGAACATTATGCTCATCGCAGGCCTCGCGGACCCGTTTCAGGTATTCCGGGGAATAAAAGCGCATGCCCCCGGTGCCCTGAACCACCGGCTCAAGAATAACCGCCGCAAGTTCATGGGCGTGCGCTTCAATTTTGTTTTTAAAATCCGCAAAATCTTCATCTGTGCATCCAGCCTCAAATCCGCATTGCGGGGCCTCAGCAAAAACATGTTCCGGCAAAACCGAGGTAAACATGGAATGCATGCCGTTGACCGGATCGCAGACCGACATACAGCCGATGGTATCGCCGTGATAACCGTTACGGATAGTCATCAGCCGGTTCTTTTCCGGTTTTTCCATGACATACCAGTATTGGATGGCCATTTTAATCGCCACCTCAACTGCAACCGAACCTGAATCAGCCAAAAAGACATGCTGCAACGGTTCCGGGGAAATCTGCACAAGTTTCCGTCCCAGTTCCACCGCAGGTTCGTGGGTCAAACCGCCGAACATCACATGGGGCATGGTCTCGGCCTGATCACATAGAGCCTTACGCAAAACCGGATGGTTGTAACCGTGGATGGCACACCACCACGAAGACATGCCGTCGATAAGCTCAGTACCGTCCTCAAGGATAATCTTAACGCCTTCGGTACGCTTCACCGGAAAAACTGAAAGAGGATTAGTAGCGGAAGTATAGGGATGCCAAAGATGGTCCCTGTCAAATTCGAGAATGGACATGATATGCTCCGGCATTAAGAATCTAAGGCTTTATCTACAATTTCCCAGCATTTTGGATCATTGTAATCCCAATTTTCAATATATGGAATGGAAGCGATTACTTTTACTTCAGCAATTTTTTCGATGAAACGTATATTCTCTTCAGCTATGCCGAATTCTTCCGGTGCAGGTTTATTGGGAGCGGTCATAACCAGCCCGGAAATATCCAGCCCGGACTGCTGAAGAGCTGCGATGGACAGCAGGGCTTCATTGATACAGCCCAGCTTATTTTCGACAACCAGGATCACCGGGTAGCCAAGCTCTTTCATGAGATTGAGCATGGAAGCATCTTCGTTCAGGGGAACCATTATCCCCCCGGCCCCTTCCACCAACAAAAAGCCGTCTTTCTCGCATTCGCGCACTTTAGTTGCGATTTTTGCAGGATCAAGTTCCACCCCGGCCAGCCTTGCGGCCAGATGCGGAGAAGTAGGCGGCTCGAAAATATACGGGCATTGTCTATTGATATCCCAGACCGCCCCGGCAGCCCGGTAGACATCCCCGTCCGGGGAATCCAGAGACCCGTCAGGCAGGACAACAGCCCCGGACTGGACAGGCTTGACCGGGACAATAGAACGTCCTGATTTCATGAAGAAACGGGCAAGCCCTGCGGTAACCACAGTCTTGCCCACATCCGTACCTGTTCCGGTAATAAAAAAACCGGCAGACAATTTATTCAGCCTCGCCGGATTCAATTACTTCCAGCGGATCACGATCACTTGTTTCAGCAAAGAACAGCTCTTTGTCGTAAGGTCCGAAATGGCCTTCATCACCCACCAAAGTAAAAAACTCCACGCGGGAATAACGGCGGCAACGTTCCTCGCTGACTCGATTGGTAATGTAATAATTAAATTTATCCATGGAATGGGTGGACTGACCTAAATCGATAACCCGGTCTGCAAATTCACACCACGCATGGGCGATCCACTTCTCATCTTTGAAAATCCAGCCGTGGACAACTTCAACTTCACTATTCTCACTGGCAGGTTCAAGACAATATTCGTATGCGGAAGGTTGATTTCTACTCATTACAGCTATCCTTTTTTCAGAGTATCCAAGGCCATTTTAATTGCGCCCAGTGCGTTACCGACTTCGTGATGGGAGGGAAAAACAGCTTCAGTATGTAATTTTTCGGCAACTTCAGGCAGCAGTTTCTGTGCCGCAGCACCAATACCAACGATGGGAAGATTAAGCGAGGCGTCAAAGCTGACCAACGAACTTGCAGCGCGTCCGGAAATAAATCCGGCCATGTTGCCGCCGATTTCCTTGCGGACGATATGCTCAAGCATAGCATTCTCAATTTTGATCCGTGTCTCGGAAAGGACCATTGTTGCAAAACCTGTTGCATCAAGATCAAAAGCCTTGCCCAGAATGGCTGCCGCTGCTTCGGAAACGGACTTGTCGCCAATATCAAGCTGCCCCTGAACATGCAGTGCATCAGTGGGAGTGAAGCCCACTTCTTCCACCAGCTGCTCACGAACAAGCTTCTGGACCTTGCCGCCGAGGCCGATCTCGCCAAGCCCGGTTCCAGCCATAATCTGACCGAAAGTGGCGGGGCCATTTTCAAAAAGATATTTCAGGACCACATCATCGGAACTGCTTTCCGCCGCAGGTCCGATCTTGAGCAGGTGGGATTCATGCCCTTTACCAATCCATTTATCGGGAGCGGGAATTTCCCCGGCCATGCACAGGGGAACAACCCTGCCCGGACCGACTTCGAAATTGCCGGACCTGTTGATACGCGCAAAACTATCGCCCCCAACGCCCACAGTAAACATCTCCACCGCTTCCACATGGGTTTCCCAATCACCGATAAAAGAACCACTTTCCTGAATGGTAGGCTGGGAATTACGGATCAGAGTAACGTCGGTGGTGGTTCCGCCCACATCAACGATGAGCGCGTCTTTTTCCGGAGAATAAATGGAACCATAATAAGCGGTTGATGCCGGCCCGCTGGCAAAAGTATCAGCCGCGCGCTGCACAGCCTCTTCCATGCTCATGGGGGTGGCGTTACCGCGAACCACGACCACGGAAGACCCGAGGCCGCGTTCATCAAGGGCCTTACCAACCCCGGCCAGAAATTCTTTCATTACCGGCATAAGCCGGGCATTGAGCACCGCTGTGGCTGCACGCTCGGCCTGTCCGGCACGGGTGCTGATGGTGTGGGAACAAAAAACAGGCTTGGAATCAGTAAGTGAAATGGCTTTTTCAGCAATAAGCTCATGGGCAGGATTCTTGATACTCATGGCGGAGCAGACCGCGTAAGCATCCACATGTCCGGCCATATCCTGAATACCGTCCACCATGGATTCAATATCCAATGGATCCTCTTCCATACCGGTAATCTTATGACCGCCCTTAACATAACGCAGGGTAACCACAGGAAGCTTGAGTGCCTTAGTGGTGCCGATCATGAACAGACCTACCCGTGCCCCCTTGTTCTCGACAATGGCATTTGTGGCAAGAGTTGTGGAAACAGAAACAAGCTTGACCTCATCGGGACTGATCCCGCTTTCCTTCATGGCTTTATCCAGAGAGGAAGCCAGACCGAGGCTCAGGTCATGATGGGTGGTGGGAGACTTGGCAGTAGCCACCACGCTTGAGTCTTCGCATTTTACAACAACAGTGTCAGTGTAGGTTCCGCCAGTATCAATACCGATTGCATAACCGCTCTCAAAGCTCATTGCACATATATCCTTCGCCCGCAGGAGGCATTTTTATTCGATAACAGACCGCACCGCCGCAGGCCCGACCAGTACAAATAATGCCGCTTTTCCCGATTGGCAAGGGCTAGGATTCATTTCATAAAGCAGACGGTACTTTATCCGCTGGCTGCTTATGAAATAATTACGCCCGCGTAGGCAACTACCCGCTCATAATCCCCGGTAGCCTGTCCTGAATTTGTATACTGGACAAGCTTGCCGGAAGTTGCTCCCAGCTTTTTAGCCGCAAACATGCCCATGGTCATGGGCAAAACTCCGCACATGCTGATCTGATTGGATGAAACAATGGAATAAAGATCAGACGGGTCCATACGGATGATTGCCTCAAGGGCCATGGAATCCATTTTCTTGGCCTGATCCGCAGAAATAAAATGACTCATATCGGAACTGACTACTATGGAAACAGGCTCAGGGCGGTCTTCCATAATTTCCGCAATGACTTCCCCGGCCTTATGCAGATTTGAAGGCGATGCTTCTGAAACACAGACCGGAACAATGCGCATCTCCGGATTAATGTAGTGCAGAAAAGGAATGATCACTTCAAGGGAATGCTCCCGCGAATGGGCTTTTTCATTAGCAACAAACCCGGCACCGCTTTCGATGAGTTTTGCGGCCAATTCTTCATGCACATCCAGCTTGCCGCCGGGAAATTCCCAGCTCCCCTTATCCCAGACAGAAAGCGGGGAACCCAATCCGGTATGGTTGGGACCAAGCAAAAAAACAGTTGAAGCCAAGGAACTCTGGGAAAGAGTTTTACCGCATGGCTCACCGGAAAACATATACCCGGCATGGGGAACCATCACCAGACGGTCAGCGTCACGGTCCGTATGGGCTTCCGGTGCCCCCACGTACATTTCAATTTCTTTGCGAAGTTGATCGGGATTATCCGGGTAAAACTGTCCGGCTACTACGGGCTGTCTGTTCATATCTACCTGCCTTAAAATTATTGGAAAACAGGGTCCGGCTGGAATTTTGAAGCATCCTTCTCAATTTTATGAGTCGCCAGCGCGGAAGTTGCCAGACGTCCATACAAATCACCCGGCTTTTTCTCTGCCACTTCTTCCATCAGCTTCTTCCATTCAGCAATAGCCCCGGCCTTTTCATAAAGCTGGGCCAAACGGAAACGGGATGAAGCCCATTCTGAATCAGTAATAGGAATGTACTTATCATATTCTGCGGCCCATTTGAGAGCCTCACGATAACGTCCGGAACTTTCCGCCGCAAAGATGGTCATCAGGATGCAATCTTTAATCTTTTCCCGGTCACCACCGGTCTCAAGGAGCATGGAAAGTGCTTCCTGAGCATAGACAAAGACCTTTTTCAATTCCTTTTTCTTCATAGAAGACTTGGCCATGTAGTACATGGCGTAAGCCCTTGAAGACTGGGGAAGAAGCAGATTAGAAGCCAGTCCCGCCCAAAGCGGGGTGCTGCGTTCGGTCTCCCCGAGATTTTCGTAGGCCATGGCCTGCGCGTATTCTATATGAACCTTCTGCTTGGGATCAAGTTTCCACCCGTCCTTGGCAAGGTCGACCAGCTCGGTAACCTTGCTCCAAGCCTGCTCATCAACATAGATACCGAGAGCCATATCAAGAGCCATGGCTGAATACTTGGGAATTTCCTCGCCCTGCAAATAGCGGTCAATCAATTCCAGAGCCTTCGCGGGCTGCTCTTTTTTCCAGAAACTTAAAGCAACGCCGAGCCGGGTCTCGTCATTTACATCTTTGCCTTCATTATTTTTCTTGGCGTATTTATTCCAATAACTGACTACCCGTCCATAGTTCTCATCCTTGACCAGTTCCGGCACAGCCTTATCAAAAACCCTTGTACCCAGCTCACTGGCCCGGTCACGCAATGCACTGCGCGGATACTTATCCAGAAAATCCTGCACCGCACCTAAGCAGTCCCCGTACTTTTTGTTCCAGTAATACCACATACCGAGCTTAAGCTGGGCCAACGGTGCCAGCGGACTATCGGGAAATTTTTCAAGAATATGGGTATAAATTTTCTGGGGCCGGAGGTTGTAGGGCCGGTCAAAGACCTTATCCATCTGGCTCATGCTGGGATCATCGTAGATTCCTTCCTCAGCAAGGCGCATCATGGCAACCAAACCACCCTCTTTATCGGGAAATTCCTTGGCTGCTTTTTCGTAAATTTCTTTGGCCGCAGACTTATCCCCGGTCTTGAGATAAATATCGCCGATACGGGCAAGGACAATATCCGCTTCCGGGGCATCCGGTGACAGGTTGTAATAGGCCCAGTAATTTTCCAGAGCTTCGTTAATCTTTCCCAGCCTGTTCTGGGTATTCGCCGACATAAACAGGAAACGCAGGTCTTCTATGTAAAAACGGGGCCAACGTTTATCAATATAATCAATAATCTGAAAGGCCTGCTCATCATAACCAAGAGCATCAAGGGCCTTAGCCAGACCAAGCGCGGCATCGCGGACAATCTTACTGTCAGGATACATCTGCACCAGATACTGAAACTGGTCCGCAGCCTGTTCATATTCCTTCATACCGAGGTAATATTCACCCCAATAATAACTGACATAGGGGATATTGGGATCGTTGGGATACTGAGACTTAAGTAAATTAAAATAGGCCTTGGCTTCAGGCATATTACCTACCTTAAGGTTCAGTAAACCCAGATTAAGCAAAGCCATGGGCACATTGGGCGACTTGGTGTCAGCGTTCATGGCTTCCATCCAGGCACTGGCAATTTCCCCGTAATTATCAGCCAGAGCTTCACGATGCATTTCGGTGAGGGCTTCTGCTTTTCCGTACAAAGCGCGCAAACGCAAATCCTGCGGAAGTTCCTTCATCAGGGAAATTTCAGTAAAACCAGCTATTGCTGCCTCTATTTCCCCTTCATCAAGCGCACCTTCCGCGGCCAGAAGAATCCCCTTGGCAACCTTAATTCTGTCTTCAGGACTTATTTCCTGCTCGCCCTCAGCTCCTTCTTCGCCTTCAGCAAGATCTTCGGAATCTTCCACAGGATAGGCATCGGAATCAGAAACATCCTGCTCTCCCTCCACTGCTTCATCACGCACATCTGCGTCAGTATCAGCGTCAGAAACGTCTTCCACGCCCCCCTCATCTTCAAGGGCAGGATAATCGGCAGCTTCAAAGGAATCTTCATCCTGCGGCGGGGGAGCAACCTGACCGGAAGCCTCAGATTCCGGCGGTGTTATCTCACCGGAAACCTGCCCGGACACACCTCCGGAAGCCTGTCCCCCTTCCTGAGAAGGAGGCGGGGCAATACTGCCGGAGACACTGCCAGACGCGCTGCCAGCGGACTGCTCCGGGGGAGCAACCGCCCCTGATGCACTGCCGGATTCAGGAAATTCTTCTTCGTAGGCTGCATCCTGCGCAGCTGCACCTTCATCCATTACTTCATCTGTTGCTTCGTCAACAGCTTCGTCAAGAGACTCATCTAAAGGGGGAGGTGCTATAGATCCAACAGCCGAACCGCCGGAACTTTCCGACTCAATATTTCCAGAAATCTGTCCCCCGGCTCTTCCTCCGGATTGCGATCCAGTGGAATCACCATTGGACAGAACACGCCGGGCACTACCCCCTGCACGGGCGGGAGGAATGGAAGTATCCACGGGCTGAGCCTGACCGGGACCTACATTGGCTACCGGAGCACGATAAGTATACGGAACTGAATAAAATGGACGTTTCTTTGGCTGAGGCGGAACCTGCTGGACCTGCTTTTCTTCCTCCGCCTGCTCAAGCTCCTGCTTAATCTGCGGGGATTCTTCATCTTCTGGAAGATCAACTTCATCAATAACCGGAGGCTGCGGTTCTTTTTTCACTACCTTTTTAGCAGCGGCCTTTTTCGCAGCAGCAGCTTTTTTACGGGCAGCTTCCTTTGCCGCAGCCTTCTTGCGGGCAGCTTTTTGGCGAGCCGTTTTTTTACGTTCGGCTTCACGTTTGGCCTTTTCCTTGGGGGAACGCCATTTGGACCCGATAGGATCACGGAAAAATTCAATCTGCATCTGGCCGTTACCCGCCGGCATGCGGATAAAACCAAAACCGCTGGTCCGGGTTCCAATGGTGATGGAACTCGGACCCACTTTCAAAGATTTGACAATACGCAAAGAAGAAAGCGGTGCTGGAGTTGGAGCTTTTTCTCCTTTTAACGCATTTTTGGGAAAAGAAATGGTGATCTGCTGCCGACCGGTACGGGTAACTTTGCCGGATAAGTTCTTCTGATCAAAGACAAGACGGATGGAATCCATGTCAGCCTTGGTATCGATAAAATACTCCAAGGCATAACCCGGATGAGGGCAGGCCAGCCAAAAAATGGCTGCCAGAAAAAGGGTCCGGAAAACTCCGGTAAATCGGCTAAGCGTCACAATCAATTATCACTGCAATATTCTTGCCTACCCCTCACAAAACTCACACTTTTTTAAAATTTCTAAGTTTCCAGATTTCTTTTTTTGATCTTTTCAATAAGCGTGGTCCGCTTGACTCCGAGAAGTTCAGCGGCTTTGTTCTTCACGCCACCGGCCTTTTCAAGGGCCTCGATCATAAGCCGGTCCTCGATCTTCTCCAGAAAATCCTTAAGTCCTTTGGCTCCCTGCTCTTCCATATCTGCAAGGGTCGGCCAGTTGAACCCGGCGGGCTGCATAAGCTCGGCAACCTTTTTCTTCGGTTCCTTGCCCACGTCCTTCCAGATTTTTTCCGGCAGGTCATCGGGAACTATCTCATCCTCATCACAAAGGATGCACATACGTTCCATAAAATTTTCAAGCTCACGGACATTACCGGGCCAAGTATAGGAAACCATCATATCCGCAGCATCAGGATCAACCTTCAACGGCTCCATTTCCTTGTCTTCACAAAAACGACCAAGAAAATGTTTTGCCAGCAAAAGCACATCCCCGCCCCTATCCCGTAACGGCGGCAAATGCATGGGGATTACATTGAGACGATAAAAAAGATCCTCGCGGAACCTTCCCGCGGCAACCTCGGTTTCAAGATCACGGTTGGTTGCAGCCACGATGCGCACATCCACCTTTTTGATGGAAGTACCACCGACCCGCTCAATCTCCTTTTCCTGCAAGACCCTTAAAATCTTGACCTGAAGACTGAGGTCCATTTCCCCGATTTCATCAAGGAAGATGGTCCCGCCGTCAGCCAGCTCAAAACGGCCCGGACGGGAACGTACCGCATGGGTAAATGCCCCCTTCTCGTGCCCGAAAAGTTCCGATTCCAGCAATTCCTTGGGGATAGCCCCGCAGTTTACCGGAACAAAAGGTTTTTCCTTGCGTTTACTGTTGCGGTGCAAAGCACGCACAAGCAGTTCTTTACCCGTGCCGGATTCCCCGGTGACCAGCACGGTACTGTCTGTCGGCGCCACCTTTGCGAGAATCGCAAAGACCTCCTTAAGCGCAGGACTGTTTCCAATTATACCACCTAAATTAAGAGCCATTCGGCCTCCCGAAAAATTCTAGTCCGGGGAACTTTTTCGTTTTGTTCCACCTTGTACGGACTGCCCCATCATATAAATATGGGTCAACCTTACACATTCACTGTCAATGAAATGACACAAAGTCAATAAGCAATTAATTTTTTCTTGCAAAAATCAATTAAAAAACAGTCGAATATCCTGATTTTGTGCTTCATGAACAAAATTTACTCCATATCTTCCAATTCCCTGCCTTTGGTTTCCCGAACCAAAAACAAAACAAACAGAAAAGAAACAGCCGCAAAAAAAGCATAAATGGAGTAGGTAACCCCCAATCCGACCCGGTTAACAAGCGAAGGAAAAGAAGCTGAAACAATAAAGTTTGCCACCCACTGGGCTCCCGCGCCAAGAGCAAGGGCCGAGGCACGGATACGGTTGTTGAACATCTCGCCTAGCAACACCCAGACTATCGGCCCCCATGAAAAACCAAAACAGAATACATAAAGATTGGCAGAATAAAGTGCGGTGGTGGCAGAAGTCCCGCTCAAAACCGGATGTCCTGCTGCATCAAGCGGTGCATGCCCGAACAGGTAAGCCAAAATCCCAAGGGTAACCAACATCCCGGCAGAACCGGCCAAAAGCAGCGGCTTGCGTCCCACCCGGTCGATCAAAGCAATAGCAACCAACGTGGTAACGATGTTCACAACTCCGGTAATCACCGTAATCCACAAAGAATTTTCTTCGGAAAACCCCACACTGCGCCAAAGCATGGAGCCGTAGTAAAAAATTACGTTGATACCTACAAATTGCTGCAAAACAGACAGCCCCAAACCAATCCAGACAATGGG includes:
- the bioB gene encoding biotin synthase BioB — translated: MDRKEKQALWDAAHGGGSIDEHIAVSVLGASHGELAEVLHAAHTMTMRRFGREVSLCSIANVRSGNCSEDCTFCAQSSHFKGTPAPAYPLMSVNEIRECAEKAGESPLEFFSYVTSGRALKGKSFDHVCEAVDGMRGKSFNHCASLGCLDFESLKKLHDAGVVRYHHNLEASESYFPNVCTTHSYAERVRTVCDAKKAGLEVCCGGLLGLGESHQQRVELALALAELKVDSIPLNFLIPIPGTPLEDVVPMQPLEILLTIAMFRLVNPHAEVRMAAGRAALRSLQSFIFHAGCNGLMVGDFLTVSGQGIDHDLTMLEDLGLTVRNKK
- the bioA gene encoding adenosylmethionine--8-amino-7-oxononanoate transaminase, which gives rise to MSILEFDRDHLWHPYTSATNPLSVFPVKRTEGVKIILEDGTELIDGMSSWWCAIHGYNHPVLRKALCDQAETMPHVMFGGLTHEPAVELGRKLVQISPEPLQHVFLADSGSVAVEVAIKMAIQYWYVMEKPEKNRLMTIRNGYHGDTIGCMSVCDPVNGMHSMFTSVLPEHVFAEAPQCGFEAGCTDEDFADFKNKIEAHAHELAAVILEPVVQGTGGMRFYSPEYLKRVREACDEHNVLLICDEIATGFGRAGTMFASEMAGISPDIMCVGKAITGGMMTLAATLATREVAEGISSKGGVFMHGPTFMGNPLACAVANASIDLLLENDWKTRVAEITDMLCSGLAPCAKSNAVADVRCLGAIGVVELKKPVDMEVIQQEFVKRGVWVRPFGKLVYVMPPYVISNLELEALTSAICEVVGLQG
- the bioD gene encoding dethiobiotin synthase; this encodes MSAGFFITGTGTDVGKTVVTAGLARFFMKSGRSIVPVKPVQSGAVVLPDGSLDSPDGDVYRAAGAVWDINRQCPYIFEPPTSPHLAARLAGVELDPAKIATKVRECEKDGFLLVEGAGGIMVPLNEDASMLNLMKELGYPVILVVENKLGCINEALLSIAALQQSGLDISGLVMTAPNKPAPEEFGIAEENIRFIEKIAEVKVIASIPYIENWDYNDPKCWEIVDKALDS
- a CDS encoding hydantoinase/oxoprolinase N-terminal domain-containing protein; protein product: MSFESGYAIGIDTGGTYTDTVVVKCEDSSVVATAKSPTTHHDLSLGLASSLDKAMKESGISPDEVKLVSVSTTLATNAIVENKGARVGLFMIGTTKALKLPVVTLRYVKGGHKITGMEEDPLDIESMVDGIQDMAGHVDAYAVCSAMSIKNPAHELIAEKAISLTDSKPVFCSHTISTRAGQAERAATAVLNARLMPVMKEFLAGVGKALDERGLGSSVVVVRGNATPMSMEEAVQRAADTFASGPASTAYYGSIYSPEKDALIVDVGGTTTDVTLIRNSQPTIQESGSFIGDWETHVEAVEMFTVGVGGDSFARINRSGNFEVGPGRVVPLCMAGEIPAPDKWIGKGHESHLLKIGPAAESSSDDVVLKYLFENGPATFGQIMAGTGLGEIGLGGKVQKLVREQLVEEVGFTPTDALHVQGQLDIGDKSVSEAAAAILGKAFDLDATGFATMVLSETRIKIENAMLEHIVRKEIGGNMAGFISGRAASSLVSFDASLNLPIVGIGAAAQKLLPEVAEKLHTEAVFPSHHEVGNALGAIKMALDTLKKG
- the amrB gene encoding AmmeMemoRadiSam system protein B translates to MNRQPVVAGQFYPDNPDQLRKEIEMYVGAPEAHTDRDADRLVMVPHAGYMFSGEPCGKTLSQSSLASTVFLLGPNHTGLGSPLSVWDKGSWEFPGGKLDVHEELAAKLIESGAGFVANEKAHSREHSLEVIIPFLHYINPEMRIVPVCVSEASPSNLHKAGEVIAEIMEDRPEPVSIVVSSDMSHFISADQAKKMDSMALEAIIRMDPSDLYSIVSSNQISMCGVLPMTMGMFAAKKLGATSGKLVQYTNSGQATGDYERVVAYAGVIIS
- a CDS encoding tetratricopeptide repeat protein; amino-acid sequence: MTLSRFTGVFRTLFLAAIFWLACPHPGYALEYFIDTKADMDSIRLVFDQKNLSGKVTRTGRQQITISFPKNALKGEKAPTPAPLSSLRIVKSLKVGPSSITIGTRTSGFGFIRMPAGNGQMQIEFFRDPIGSKWRSPKEKAKREAERKKTARQKAARKKAAAKEAARKKAAAAKKAAAKKVVKKEPQPPVIDEVDLPEDEESPQIKQELEQAEEEKQVQQVPPQPKKRPFYSVPYTYRAPVANVGPGQAQPVDTSIPPARAGGSARRVLSNGDSTGSQSGGRAGGQISGNIESESSGGSAVGSIAPPPLDESLDEAVDEATDEVMDEGAAAQDAAYEEEFPESGSASGAVAPPEQSAGSASGSVSGSIAPPPSQEGGQASGGVSGQVSGEITPPESEASGQVAPPPQDEDSFEAADYPALEDEGGVEDVSDADTDADVRDEAVEGEQDVSDSDAYPVEDSEDLAEGEEGAEGEQEISPEDRIKVAKGILLAAEGALDEGEIEAAIAGFTEISLMKELPQDLRLRALYGKAEALTEMHREALADNYGEIASAWMEAMNADTKSPNVPMALLNLGLLNLKVGNMPEAKAYFNLLKSQYPNDPNIPYVSYYWGEYYLGMKEYEQAADQFQYLVQMYPDSKIVRDAALGLAKALDALGYDEQAFQIIDYIDKRWPRFYIEDLRFLFMSANTQNRLGKINEALENYWAYYNLSPDAPEADIVLARIGDIYLKTGDKSAAKEIYEKAAKEFPDKEGGLVAMMRLAEEGIYDDPSMSQMDKVFDRPYNLRPQKIYTHILEKFPDSPLAPLAQLKLGMWYYWNKKYGDCLGAVQDFLDKYPRSALRDRASELGTRVFDKAVPELVKDENYGRVVSYWNKYAKKNNEGKDVNDETRLGVALSFWKKEQPAKALELIDRYLQGEEIPKYSAMALDMALGIYVDEQAWSKVTELVDLAKDGWKLDPKQKVHIEYAQAMAYENLGETERSTPLWAGLASNLLLPQSSRAYAMYYMAKSSMKKKELKKVFVYAQEALSMLLETGGDREKIKDCILMTIFAAESSGRYREALKWAAEYDKYIPITDSEWASSRFRLAQLYEKAGAIAEWKKLMEEVAEKKPGDLYGRLATSALATHKIEKDASKFQPDPVFQ
- a CDS encoding sigma-54-dependent Fis family transcriptional regulator; the encoded protein is MALNLGGIIGNSPALKEVFAILAKVAPTDSTVLVTGESGTGKELLVRALHRNSKRKEKPFVPVNCGAIPKELLESELFGHEKGAFTHAVRSRPGRFELADGGTIFLDEIGEMDLSLQVKILRVLQEKEIERVGGTSIKKVDVRIVAATNRDLETEVAAGRFREDLFYRLNVIPMHLPPLRDRGGDVLLLAKHFLGRFCEDKEMEPLKVDPDAADMMVSYTWPGNVRELENFMERMCILCDEDEIVPDDLPEKIWKDVGKEPKKKVAELMQPAGFNWPTLADMEEQGAKGLKDFLEKIEDRLMIEALEKAGGVKNKAAELLGVKRTTLIEKIKKRNLET